The Chroogloeocystis siderophila 5.2 s.c.1 genome includes a region encoding these proteins:
- a CDS encoding ATP-binding protein encodes MEEKPAHSRSNILSEGRFHLQKRLVNMGLLVAILLLGSTGVVALLNAREWQAIQKQVQHTYNLLLTLEQTKTNLNGTAKAQRGYRLTQGIESNSKIFLQDYQTSVQQTQQALAQLQQLTADNPTQQTRLQEINTLWQQYQALHQSQVEPSLTENQSEARISSVIQTSDRLQRQIFALLNQMSTTEQQLLEQRIAVTARLTRTANHILAIAYGLSLVSLATIYALLRREARKRHQAEANLRRSEHKFQSVFDELDEFAGLLTPEGTLIEVNQAPLIFAQVTREEILGKPFWEFSLWQQSSELTETAKTAVSQAAAGHFFRTEVTFNSAIGQPHTFDVSVKPVHSAQSKQVMWLIAEGRDVTTQVQLRDALRQERDRSLHLINSSKDGIAAFDETGICTFWNPAMETLTGIPRDRAIGQCEMDLFRSLVPDATLQHLPLGTADTVTAFDFSYFHPQTGQIQFLEAHYSPLHNGSTTVTGGLIVLRDVTRQRELERLKREFISIISHEIRTPLSSIRGALGLVAEGILDDDPQTAKEMVSIANNNIERLVRLVNDILALNRLESGQVDLKYQWCPAVSLVQQAFSSVEALATAHQIHLEATVPNDLWIWADPDWLVQVLVNLVNNAIKFSPPQTAIAVTAEAIASESIIQFAVIDQGRGIPADKLQTIFGRFQQVDASDSRQKGGTGLGLAICRRIVQQNGGRIWAESALGKGSTFYFTLPHPEHQEEGRFFKVERSV; translated from the coding sequence ATGGAAGAAAAACCCGCCCATTCCAGGAGCAACATTTTGTCTGAGGGTCGGTTTCATCTTCAGAAGCGATTGGTGAATATGGGATTGCTCGTTGCGATTTTGCTTCTGGGCAGTACCGGCGTTGTGGCCCTCCTCAATGCCCGCGAGTGGCAAGCCATCCAAAAACAAGTGCAACATACCTACAACCTGTTGCTGACCCTGGAGCAGACAAAAACCAACCTGAACGGCACAGCGAAAGCGCAGCGAGGCTATCGGTTGACCCAGGGCATCGAGTCTAACTCTAAGATCTTTTTGCAAGACTATCAAACCAGTGTGCAACAGACGCAGCAAGCCCTGGCGCAACTACAGCAGTTGACGGCAGACAACCCTACCCAGCAAACTCGCCTACAAGAAATCAACACTCTCTGGCAGCAGTATCAGGCACTCCATCAGTCTCAGGTGGAGCCATCCCTAACGGAGAATCAATCTGAAGCGCGAATCTCCTCTGTGATTCAAACGTCTGATCGCCTCCAGCGACAAATCTTTGCCCTGCTCAACCAGATGTCCACCACCGAGCAACAGTTGCTGGAACAGCGCATCGCCGTCACTGCCCGCCTGACGCGCACGGCAAACCATATTCTAGCGATCGCCTATGGCTTAAGTCTGGTATCCCTGGCGACCATCTATGCCCTACTGCGACGGGAAGCCAGAAAACGACACCAAGCTGAAGCCAATCTCCGCCGCAGCGAACACAAGTTTCAGTCTGTGTTTGATGAACTCGACGAATTTGCCGGACTGCTAACTCCAGAGGGGACACTGATTGAAGTTAACCAAGCCCCCCTCATCTTTGCTCAAGTGACACGGGAAGAAATACTGGGCAAGCCTTTCTGGGAATTTTCCCTCTGGCAGCAAAGTTCAGAATTAACTGAAACTGCCAAAACAGCAGTCAGTCAGGCAGCGGCGGGGCACTTCTTTCGCACTGAAGTCACCTTCAACAGCGCCATTGGGCAGCCCCATACCTTTGATGTCTCCGTGAAACCTGTCCATTCGGCTCAATCAAAGCAGGTGATGTGGCTAATTGCCGAAGGACGAGATGTTACCACTCAGGTGCAATTGCGGGATGCACTGCGGCAGGAACGCGATCGCTCGCTTCATCTCATCAACAGCAGCAAAGACGGCATTGCTGCGTTTGATGAAACGGGTATCTGCACCTTCTGGAATCCCGCAATGGAAACCCTAACGGGCATTCCCCGCGATCGCGCCATTGGGCAATGTGAGATGGATCTCTTTCGTTCCCTTGTTCCAGACGCTACCCTTCAGCACCTGCCTCTGGGCACGGCAGATACGGTGACGGCGTTCGACTTTTCCTACTTCCATCCCCAAACTGGGCAGATCCAATTTCTTGAAGCCCACTACTCGCCCTTGCACAACGGCAGCACAACCGTAACCGGGGGATTAATCGTGCTACGGGATGTCACCCGGCAGCGCGAACTAGAGCGACTCAAGCGAGAATTTATCTCTATCATCAGCCACGAAATTCGCACACCACTATCTTCAATTCGCGGTGCTTTGGGATTGGTGGCCGAAGGCATCTTGGACGATGATCCCCAAACTGCTAAAGAGATGGTGAGCATTGCCAATAACAACATCGAGCGGTTGGTGAGACTGGTCAACGACATTCTGGCACTCAATCGTCTGGAATCGGGACAGGTGGATTTGAAATATCAGTGGTGTCCGGCGGTTTCCCTGGTACAGCAAGCCTTTTCCAGCGTTGAAGCCCTCGCTACTGCTCATCAAATTCACCTAGAGGCAACTGTACCTAACGATCTCTGGATCTGGGCTGACCCCGATTGGCTAGTGCAGGTTCTGGTCAACTTGGTCAACAATGCCATCAAGTTCTCTCCTCCCCAAACAGCGATCGCTGTCACAGCAGAGGCGATCGCCTCCGAGTCTATCATCCAGTTTGCGGTCATCGATCAAGGGCGCGGCATCCCAGCAGACAAGTTACAAACCATCTTTGGCCGCTTCCAGCAGGTTGATGCCTCTGACTCTCGCCAAAAAGGCGGAACCGGACTAGGACTGGCCATCTGTCGCCGGATTGTGCAACAAAATGGCGGGCGCATCTGGGCAGAAAGCGCACTGGGCAAGGGTAGTACATTTTATTTCACACTGCCCCATCCAGAGCATCAGGAAGAGGGAAGGTTCTTTAAGGTAGAACGTTCAGTTTAG
- a CDS encoding response regulator translates to MSNSNLNRCILLIDDEPDLCRIVKVTLERLKGWTILTAYTGQDGFTIAQTQPLDLILLDLSLPDGNGLEWRQTLKTNIVTRSIPVILFTASNPADPTSTDELGGDGADNIAGVILKPFSVLQLADQICTQLHW, encoded by the coding sequence ATGTCTAATTCCAATCTAAATCGCTGCATCTTATTGATTGATGATGAACCCGATCTCTGTCGCATTGTCAAAGTCACCCTAGAACGCCTCAAGGGCTGGACAATCTTGACCGCTTATACCGGACAGGACGGCTTCACCATTGCCCAAACCCAACCACTGGATCTGATCTTACTCGACCTGAGCCTACCGGATGGCAATGGCTTGGAGTGGCGGCAAACCCTGAAAACGAATATAGTAACGCGATCAATTCCCGTGATTCTTTTCACAGCCAGTAACCCCGCCGACCCCACCTCCACAGACGAGTTGGGTGGCGATGGTGCTGACAACATTGCAGGGGTCATCCTCAAACCCTTTAGCGTCCTGCAACTCGCCGATCAAATCTGTACCCAACTCCACTGGTAA
- a CDS encoding response regulator, with product MLKSQIDAATNNDSMIDSSATTIQTARRILFVDDEFDVRRVVQTCLEKIAHWTVIVAESGEEGLRKARTEHPDAIVLDVMMPGMDGYQFLNALLLQPETRSIPVVLLTAKADSLDVKQYEVMGIKGLIGKPFNPLTLHREVAACLNWSV from the coding sequence GTGCTCAAATCTCAGATCGATGCGGCAACAAACAATGATTCAATGATTGATTCCTCAGCAACAACCATTCAAACCGCAAGGCGCATTCTGTTTGTCGATGATGAGTTTGACGTGCGGCGCGTTGTGCAAACCTGTCTGGAAAAAATTGCTCACTGGACAGTGATTGTGGCAGAGTCTGGAGAAGAGGGATTACGGAAAGCTAGAACAGAGCATCCCGATGCGATCGTTCTGGATGTGATGATGCCAGGAATGGATGGCTACCAGTTTCTCAATGCTCTGCTGCTTCAGCCAGAAACGCGATCGATTCCCGTGGTTTTATTAACGGCTAAAGCCGACTCTTTGGACGTTAAGCAGTATGAAGTAATGGGAATCAAAGGCTTGATTGGTAAACCCTTTAACCCGTTGACCCTGCATCGAGAAGTTGCGGCTTGCTTGAATTGGTCTGTCTAA
- a CDS encoding glycosyltransferase family 4 protein, producing MRIAQIAPLWERVPPPGYGGTELVVSLLTDELVRRGHEVTLFATADSITLAKLEPGAIQPLRLMEATPQEAQVYDALQLSKVYENASDFDIIHSHVDFQAFPYANLVKTPTVHTTHGIIPPWVEPIYIKNKHQNFVSISNSQRRDDLGLNYIATVYNGIDPSNYVFHPQPDNPPYLAFLGRMSPEKGPHLAIEIAKRSSWHLKMAGKVDRADQDFFEQQVAPLIDGQRIEFLSEANHAQKSDLMGGAVATLFPITWREPFGLVMTESMVCGTPVIAMAMGSAPEVIVHGKTGFLCQTIDECIAAIDRVPAIDRRVCRRHVEQHFSVQSMVDGYEAVYRDVLAKSYQPNGYQKAPMIAA from the coding sequence ATGCGAATTGCACAAATTGCTCCGTTGTGGGAGCGAGTTCCCCCTCCAGGCTACGGTGGTACAGAATTAGTGGTAAGTTTATTGACCGATGAACTGGTTCGACGCGGACATGAAGTCACGCTGTTTGCAACGGCTGATTCAATCACCCTCGCCAAGCTGGAACCTGGAGCAATTCAGCCCTTACGCTTGATGGAAGCAACGCCGCAAGAGGCCCAGGTTTATGACGCCTTACAACTGAGCAAAGTTTACGAAAATGCCAGCGACTTTGACATTATTCATTCCCACGTTGATTTTCAAGCCTTCCCTTACGCCAATTTGGTAAAAACACCAACCGTGCATACCACTCACGGCATTATTCCACCCTGGGTTGAGCCAATTTACATCAAAAATAAACACCAGAATTTTGTCAGTATTTCCAATTCCCAGCGTCGAGATGATCTGGGTTTAAATTACATTGCCACAGTCTATAACGGCATTGATCCAAGTAACTATGTTTTCCATCCTCAGCCAGACAATCCACCCTATCTGGCATTTCTGGGGCGGATGTCACCGGAAAAAGGTCCCCATTTAGCAATTGAAATTGCCAAACGCAGTAGTTGGCATTTGAAAATGGCAGGAAAGGTTGATCGCGCTGATCAAGATTTTTTTGAACAGCAAGTAGCACCGCTGATTGATGGTCAACGAATTGAGTTTCTGAGTGAAGCGAATCATGCTCAGAAAAGCGACCTCATGGGAGGAGCCGTAGCGACCCTGTTCCCTATTACCTGGCGGGAACCCTTTGGTTTGGTGATGACCGAATCAATGGTGTGTGGTACTCCTGTCATTGCAATGGCAATGGGTTCGGCTCCAGAAGTGATTGTTCACGGCAAAACAGGCTTTCTCTGTCAAACCATTGATGAGTGTATTGCAGCGATCGATCGAGTGCCTGCCATTGACCGTCGAGTGTGCCGTCGGCATGTTGAGCAGCATTTTAGCGTTCAGTCAATGGTGGATGGCTATGAAGCAGTTTATCGGGACGTATTGGCCAAGAGTTATCAGCCTAATGGCTATCAGAAAGCTCCCATGATTGCAGCCTAG
- a CDS encoding glycosyltransferase produces MVYHPPRQAIALLIIEPNQQPSSSGFTQGAIAPNDTQHIHQQITQLASALAKAGWQVDQFVGKIGNGEGNQLANHWMTVQHSPNHCKIYLDTPDVAQFVQQFCKFALQEGRNYPLIHTWNGLAGQVGLQLKQSENIQWIHSHWQYDKLWSQEGLEIARQTSGYPSAYVAWEIWRHADEIIGLTANDESTSRNFQSSLFEKLRHLSNVEAKCELGYSASDAVILWVAPSPRSTNQGIQQVDRWLEVAIHLNQLSTTNPHRFRRHQWVWLPDTLNLVDDAAAIRSAIQRKIAQLKLHDVYWSVPCASEGFERYYRAANVCVLANWNEPFADKALQAIAQGCPVIASQLGGARFAVIPEETGIRVATNTPAVWAEAIAQVLQGEQWVQRLQQYAAGRWHPTLGWAIVAAHLSEIYRRLLAQTISQVPLWQSQKPYSILLPQPATVVNLTDFKQKVETLYHSPPPPVTVPLLTAESVS; encoded by the coding sequence ATGGTATATCATCCCCCTCGGCAAGCGATCGCCCTATTGATCATTGAGCCAAATCAACAGCCTTCAAGCTCTGGATTCACTCAAGGCGCGATCGCGCCAAACGATACCCAACACATCCACCAACAGATTACTCAACTTGCGTCAGCCCTGGCAAAGGCAGGGTGGCAGGTCGATCAATTTGTTGGAAAAATTGGCAACGGGGAAGGTAATCAGTTAGCAAATCACTGGATGACCGTTCAGCACTCACCGAATCATTGCAAAATTTACCTTGACACACCAGATGTTGCTCAATTTGTGCAGCAGTTTTGCAAATTTGCCCTTCAAGAAGGACGAAACTATCCGCTGATTCACACCTGGAATGGTTTAGCAGGTCAAGTAGGATTGCAACTGAAACAGTCAGAGAACATTCAGTGGATTCATTCTCATTGGCAATATGACAAGTTGTGGAGTCAAGAGGGACTTGAAATTGCTCGGCAAACCAGTGGTTATCCCTCAGCTTATGTGGCTTGGGAAATCTGGCGACATGCAGATGAAATCATTGGACTCACTGCCAATGATGAATCGACTTCTCGCAATTTTCAATCCTCCTTATTCGAAAAATTGCGTCACCTATCCAACGTAGAAGCCAAGTGTGAGTTAGGATATTCTGCCTCTGACGCGGTTATTTTATGGGTTGCCCCATCTCCTCGATCCACAAATCAAGGGATTCAGCAAGTTGATCGCTGGCTTGAAGTCGCCATTCACCTGAATCAACTCTCGACGACCAATCCCCATCGCTTCCGAAGACATCAGTGGGTATGGCTTCCAGATACTTTGAATTTAGTAGATGATGCCGCTGCAATACGTTCCGCCATTCAACGCAAAATTGCCCAGCTCAAGTTGCATGATGTTTACTGGTCAGTACCTTGTGCATCTGAAGGTTTTGAACGTTACTATCGTGCTGCGAATGTCTGTGTGCTTGCTAACTGGAATGAACCCTTTGCTGACAAAGCTCTGCAGGCGATCGCGCAGGGTTGCCCTGTTATTGCCTCACAATTGGGCGGTGCGAGATTCGCTGTCATTCCCGAAGAAACCGGAATACGAGTTGCCACCAACACTCCAGCAGTCTGGGCAGAAGCGATCGCACAGGTGTTGCAAGGCGAGCAATGGGTGCAGCGATTACAACAATATGCCGCTGGTCGCTGGCATCCGACTCTAGGTTGGGCGATCGTGGCGGCTCATTTGAGCGAAATTTACCGACGATTATTGGCACAAACCATCAGCCAAGTTCCCCTCTGGCAGAGTCAAAAACCCTATTCAATTCTGTTACCACAACCCGCCACCGTTGTAAATCTTACCGATTTCAAACAGAAGGTCGAGACACTGTATCATTCGCCGCCTCCACCAGTCACGGTGCCGTTGCTGACTGCTGAATCTGTGTCTTGA
- a CDS encoding LuxR C-terminal-related transcriptional regulator: MAGYSNLDIAKHLIISVDTVKTHVRSLLNKMGVSSRTQLAVEALRLGLVA; encoded by the coding sequence GTGGCTGGATATAGCAATCTCGATATTGCCAAACATTTGATAATTTCTGTGGATACGGTTAAAACCCATGTCCGCAGTCTGCTGAACAAAATGGGAGTTAGTAGCCGAACCCAACTTGCGGTGGAAGCACTGCGGCTTGGATTGGTGGCGTAA
- a CDS encoding universal stress protein produces MHQRILVAINHSAGSEQVFEEALELAKDTGAKLMLLHVLSSDAVGGFAPFSMGMLYSPLIASELAEAHRKQWEAQEERSLKLLRAYAEKAAAANVTTEFTQNLGDSGGVICQLAKIWDADLIVMGRRGLTGLGEWLSDSVSNYVIHHAPCSVFIVQGKTLQDTTASNAQEVVVQQ; encoded by the coding sequence ATGCATCAACGGATTTTAGTTGCGATCAATCACTCCGCTGGCAGTGAGCAAGTGTTTGAAGAAGCTCTGGAGTTAGCGAAAGACACAGGAGCCAAACTGATGCTGCTACATGTTTTATCTTCTGATGCTGTGGGTGGGTTTGCACCCTTTTCAATGGGAATGCTTTATTCGCCGCTAATAGCTAGTGAATTGGCAGAAGCTCACCGGAAACAATGGGAAGCACAAGAGGAAAGGAGCCTAAAACTTTTGCGTGCTTATGCAGAGAAAGCAGCCGCAGCCAATGTCACAACTGAATTTACACAAAACTTGGGCGATTCAGGTGGAGTTATTTGCCAGCTTGCTAAGATATGGGATGCCGACTTGATTGTGATGGGTCGTCGTGGCTTGACGGGTTTAGGAGAATGGTTATCAGATAGCGTGAGTAACTATGTAATTCACCATGCACCCTGTTCGGTGTTCATTGTTCAGGGTAAGACTTTGCAAGATACAACTGCTAGTAATGCACAAGAGGTGGTAGTTCAACAATAG
- a CDS encoding Tll0287-like domain-containing protein, which translates to MLKPIQGLMQNLHQPMISPILKLVVTISFSLLLVSWKPTMALAAPNIPNPSELSRAVQEIENLDVMRSGLAASLEGRTEEPTMQTMQEVCRPVGMRAMQLSQENGWQVKQIAKKYRNPAHAPDNLHTQIVLAKFEREPELIGLWDRETINGQPGTRYYRRIDVEASCLVCHGTKENRPQFVKDNYPQDLAYNLHVGDLRGMYAVFIPDDMKQAIQDAVNLQS; encoded by the coding sequence ATGTTAAAGCCGATTCAGGGATTAATGCAGAACCTTCATCAGCCTATGATCAGCCCCATTCTCAAACTAGTTGTCACGATCAGTTTCAGTCTGTTGCTAGTCAGTTGGAAACCCACAATGGCACTAGCCGCTCCCAACATTCCCAATCCGAGTGAATTATCCCGCGCAGTTCAAGAAATTGAAAATCTGGATGTGATGCGTTCTGGGTTAGCTGCTTCTCTGGAAGGGCGCACCGAAGAACCCACAATGCAAACCATGCAGGAAGTTTGCCGCCCAGTGGGGATGCGAGCTATGCAACTGAGCCAGGAGAATGGCTGGCAGGTGAAGCAGATCGCGAAGAAATATCGCAACCCTGCCCATGCTCCCGATAACTTGCACACCCAGATCGTCTTGGCAAAGTTTGAGCGCGAACCTGAACTCATCGGTCTTTGGGATCGAGAGACGATAAATGGACAGCCAGGAACTCGCTATTATCGCCGCATTGACGTGGAAGCAAGTTGTTTGGTCTGTCATGGAACAAAAGAAAACCGTCCTCAATTCGTTAAAGATAACTATCCCCAAGATTTAGCCTACAACTTGCATGTAGGTGATCTGCGCGGGATGTATGCCGTGTTTATTCCTGATGATATGAAACAAGCGATTCAAGATGCGGTCAATCTACAATCCTAA
- a CDS encoding DUF3122 domain-containing protein, which yields MKMIALRQLILFILVPAIFALSLNVGIMIHPVHAAIRQLEEAPGQMVYQSRQTLKDQWGNIWQAIAFKRVRPEGTATIYLRLVAFPGVVEVDHTRPLKLINSLGKTWTANDVSQQIFTDSAHPEPNVAQYDLQPILMQLNPAVPLRLEVPSLSQSSITLNVSPALLEEWRSLTMQS from the coding sequence ATGAAAATGATTGCACTCCGCCAGTTGATTCTATTCATCCTTGTCCCTGCGATTTTCGCATTGAGTCTGAATGTAGGAATTATGATTCATCCAGTTCATGCTGCCATTCGCCAACTGGAAGAAGCCCCTGGACAAATGGTGTATCAGTCTCGCCAAACGCTGAAAGATCAATGGGGAAATATTTGGCAGGCGATCGCCTTTAAGCGAGTACGACCAGAGGGTACAGCAACTATTTATTTGCGCCTGGTTGCTTTTCCTGGTGTTGTAGAAGTGGATCACACTCGTCCGCTTAAATTGATCAATTCGCTCGGAAAAACATGGACAGCCAATGATGTATCGCAGCAAATCTTTACGGATTCTGCCCATCCAGAACCGAACGTCGCTCAGTATGATTTACAGCCAATTTTGATGCAATTAAACCCTGCGGTGCCACTGCGGTTGGAGGTTCCCAGCCTTAGCCAGTCCAGCATTACGCTTAATGTTTCACCAGCACTGCTTGAAGAGTGGCGATCGCTCACCATGCAATCATAA
- a CDS encoding phosphatidylglycerol lysyltransferase domain-containing protein gives MSATPKPNLPQRAIGLWIVTVWIAAVGITNLLSAVTPGVSERMEWLRAIFPFEVSAGGNLFAALSGFFLLSLATNLLRRKRLAWWLAVFLLGISLSSHLVKGLDYEEGLLSLGLFVLLLQMRHQFTAQSDRPSIAQGVRVLIGALLFTLAYGTAGFFLLGQEFSTRFNLWQAIGQTLAMFFTLAQAGLEPTTRFGRFFATSIYLVGASTLSYALWMLWRPVILRGIPATDEERQRVKAIVQRYGRSSLAHLTLLSDKSYYFSPSGESVIAYVPKGRGAVALGDPIGPETDVTPAIAGFVRFCHRNDWHPAFYQTHPDYLDQYHRLGFKSVKIGEEAIVDLQRFTLQGKAGRNLRNAVNRLTKLGHHVDFHTPPLTDALLNELRSVSDEWLKMQQGSEKRFSLGWFDEVYLRECEVAVVRTPTGQISAFANVIPEYQLNEITIDLMRRRSIVEHGTMEFLFISLFQHFKEQGYDRFNLGLSALAGVGENPFSPKLEKALRYLYEHLTRFYNFRGLHEFKEKFHPYWEPRYFIYPGVTALPEVVVALIRADSGDRLLDYFRPGA, from the coding sequence ATGAGCGCGACTCCAAAGCCCAACTTACCTCAGCGCGCGATCGGACTATGGATTGTTACCGTCTGGATTGCTGCTGTGGGGATAACGAATTTGTTATCTGCCGTCACGCCAGGTGTATCTGAACGAATGGAGTGGCTAAGAGCAATTTTTCCCTTTGAGGTCAGTGCAGGCGGTAATTTATTTGCAGCACTCAGTGGTTTTTTTCTACTCAGCTTGGCGACAAATCTGCTGCGACGAAAGCGTTTAGCTTGGTGGCTTGCGGTTTTCCTATTAGGTATTTCTTTGTCCTCTCATCTTGTGAAAGGATTGGACTATGAGGAGGGATTACTGTCTTTGGGGCTGTTTGTCTTGTTGTTGCAGATGCGGCACCAATTTACAGCCCAATCTGATCGCCCATCGATCGCCCAGGGGGTACGGGTCTTAATCGGTGCATTATTGTTCACCCTAGCCTACGGTACGGCCGGCTTCTTTCTACTCGGTCAAGAATTTAGTACACGCTTCAATCTATGGCAGGCGATCGGACAAACTTTGGCGATGTTCTTCACGCTGGCTCAAGCTGGATTGGAACCAACGACGCGATTCGGGCGATTTTTTGCCACATCCATCTATCTGGTGGGAGCGAGTACATTGTCCTATGCGTTGTGGATGTTGTGGCGACCCGTGATATTGAGGGGAATACCTGCTACGGATGAAGAACGTCAACGGGTAAAAGCAATCGTACAACGTTACGGGCGCTCATCTCTGGCTCATTTAACGCTCTTAAGCGACAAGTCTTACTACTTTAGTCCTTCAGGAGAAAGCGTGATTGCTTATGTTCCGAAAGGACGAGGTGCTGTTGCTTTAGGCGATCCGATTGGTCCAGAAACAGACGTGACGCCAGCGATCGCAGGATTTGTACGATTTTGTCATCGCAACGATTGGCATCCTGCTTTCTATCAAACCCATCCTGATTACTTAGATCAGTATCACCGCCTGGGATTCAAGTCTGTCAAAATTGGTGAAGAGGCGATCGTAGATTTACAAAGATTTACGCTCCAAGGCAAAGCCGGACGAAATTTGCGGAATGCTGTCAATCGCCTGACAAAATTAGGACATCACGTCGATTTTCATACTCCGCCGCTGACAGACGCGCTACTCAACGAGTTGCGATCAGTGAGCGATGAATGGTTAAAAATGCAGCAGGGTTCCGAGAAGCGGTTTTCATTAGGATGGTTTGATGAAGTCTATCTTCGGGAATGTGAAGTTGCAGTCGTCCGAACACCAACCGGACAAATCAGTGCCTTTGCCAATGTCATTCCGGAATACCAGCTGAATGAAATCACGATTGATTTAATGCGGCGGCGATCAATCGTGGAACACGGCACTATGGAGTTTCTCTTTATTTCCTTGTTTCAGCACTTTAAAGAACAAGGGTATGACCGTTTTAATTTGGGCTTATCTGCCCTAGCGGGTGTGGGAGAAAATCCCTTTTCTCCTAAGTTAGAAAAAGCACTGCGTTACCTCTACGAGCACTTGACTCGGTTTTACAACTTTCGAGGGTTGCATGAATTCAAAGAGAAATTTCATCCCTATTGGGAACCCCGCTATTTTATATATCCAGGGGTGACTGCTTTACCGGAGGTGGTAGTGGCGCTGATTCGGGCTGATTCGGGCGATCGCCTGCTGGATTATTTCAGACCGGGTGCTTAA